The region ACCGCCGTCACGCCGTTCGCGGACCAGCTCTATCCCACGGCCCTGCGGATGACCCGCAATCCGGCCGACGCAGAAGACCTCGTCCAAGAGACGTTCGCCAAGGCCTTCGCCAATTTCCACCAGTTCCGCGCCGGTACCAATCTGCGTGCCTGGCTCTACCGGATCTTGACCAACACCTTCATCAACAGCTACCGCAAGAAGCAGCGCGAGCCGCGCCAGGAGACCACCGACGAGATCAAGGACTGGCAGCTCGCCGCCGCCGAGGCGCACACGTCCTCGGGCATGCGGTCGGCCGAGAACGAGGTCCTGGACCACCTGCCCGACTCCGACATCAAGCAGGCGCTCGCGCGGCTGCCGGAGGAGTTCCAGGAGGTCATCTACCTCGTCGACATCGAGGGCTACGCCTACAAGGAGGTGGCCGAGCGCATGGGCACCCCGCTGGGGACCGTGATGTCCCGGCTGCACCGCGCCCGGCGCCAGCTCCGTGAGATGCTGGCCGACTACGCGCGCGACCGCGGCATGCGGGTCCCCGCCGCCCGCTGACCGCGCCTCTTCGGAACGGCACCGCGCGGGAGGGCTGGAACCCCGCCCCCGCCCGGCGCCGAGGTCCGCGACCCCGCCCCCCGGAGGGTTTTCGGACCGACCGCTCCGCCACGCTCCGTGGCCGGACCCGGCCGCCCGTCGCTCCGCGGCCGGACGTTGCGCAAGCCGACGACAAAGTCGTCGGAAGGCCTTGTACATGCTAGGAAGCCCTGCTAATCGGGCTGGTCCGGCATCGGGGAACATGGATCCGCGGCGTAAAAGGTGATGGCCGGGTCTTGCGCTCGCCAGGGTGAGTTCTGTCACCATATGGTGAGGTCCGCCGTACACCCATCACCCCGGGTGCACGTGCGGCGATCCGGCCGATCAGCGCCCACCCGCGCGAAACCGGCCCCGAGTACCGAGGAGCGACGTGTCGGACACCACCGTGCACGAGGAACCGGAGCTCATCCAGCTCCTGACACCGGAAGGGGAACTGACGGGGCACCCCGACTACCCCCTGGAGATCACCGCGGACGAGATCCGCGACCTGTACCGGGACCTGGTCCTGGTGCGCCGCTTCGACGGCGAGGCCGTCTCCCTGCAGCGCCAGGGGGAGCTGGGCCTGTGGGCCTCGCTCCTGGGCCAGGAGGCCGCTCAGATCGGCTCCGGCCGCGCCCTGCGCGGGACCGACATGGCCTTCCCCTCCTACCGCGAGCACGGCGTCGCCTGGTGCCGCGGCGTGGAGCCCAAGGAACTGCTCGGCATGTTCCGCGGCGTCACCAACGGCGGCTGGGACCCCCACGAGCACGGGTTCCACCTCTACACGATCGTCATCGGCAGCCAGGCCCTGCACGCCACCGGCTACGCCATGGGCGTGCAGCGCGACGGCGCCGTCGGCGAGGACGGCACCGCCGTCATCACCTACTTCGGCGACGGGGCCACCAGCCAGGGCGACACCAACGAGGCGTTCAACTTCGCCTCGGTGAACAACGCCCCCGTGGTCTTCTTCTGCCAGAACAACCAGTGGGCCATCTCCGAGCCGCTGGAGCGCCAGGCCCGCGTGCCCATCTACAAGCGCGCCTCCGGCTTCGGCTTCCCGGGCCTGCGCGTGGACGGCAACGACGTGCTGGCGGTCCTGGCCGTCACCCGGGCCGCGCTGGACAACGCCCGCGAGGGCAACGGGCCCACCCTGGTCGAGGCGTTCACCTACCGCATGGGCGCCCACACCACCAACGACGACCCGACCCGGTACCGCAACGCGGCCGAGCTGGACGAGTGGAAGGCCAAGGACCCGATCCTGCGGGTGCGCCGGTACCTGGAGAACAACGGGCTGGCCGACGAGGAGTTCTTCGCCTCGGTCGACGCCGAGGCCGACGCCCTGGGCGAGAAGGTCCGCACCCAGTGCCGGAGCCTGCCCGACCCCGAGCCGCTGGACATCTTCCACGAGGTGTACGCCGAGCCCAACGTCCACATCGACCGCCAGCGCGCGGAGTACGCCGATTACCTGGCCTCCTTCGAGGCGGAAGGGGTCCGATAGGCCATGACCAACCTCACCATCGGCAAGGCCATCAACGCCGGCCTGCGCGCGGCCATGGAGCACGACCCCAAGGTCCTCGTCATGGGCGAGGACGTCGGCCGGCTCGGCGGCGTCTTCCGGGTGACCGACGGCCTGCACAAGGACTTCGGCGCCGACCGCGTCATCGACACCCCCCTCGCGGAGTCGGGCATCGTCGGCACCGCCATCGGTATGGCGCTGCGCGGCTACCGCCCCGTGGTGGAGATCCAGTTCGACGGGTTCTTCTTCCCTGCGGCCAACCAGACCTTCACCCAGCTCGCCAAGATGCGCCGCCGCTCCGCGGGCGCCCTCAGCGTGCCCCTGGTCATGCGCATCCCCTACGGCGGCGGTATCGGCGCCGTGGAGCACCACAGCGAGTCGCCCGAGTCGTACTTCCTGCACACCGCGGGCCTGCGCGTGATCAGCGTCGCCAACGCCGTGGACGCCTACTGGATGATCCAGCAGGCGATCCGCAGCGAGGACCCGGTGATCTTCCTGGAGCCCAAGCGGCGCTACTACGAGAAAGCCGAGGTGGACACCGAGGCGTCCATCGCCGAGGCCGCCCCCATGGGCGCGGCCCGGGTCGCCCGCCCCGGCACCGACGTCACCCTGCTCGCCTACGGGCCCATGGTCAAGACCGCCCTCCAGGCGGCCGAGGCCGACACCGAGCACTCCATCGAGGTCATCGACCTGCGGTCGCTGGCCCCCGTGGACTACCCGACCGTCGTCGAGTCCGTCAAGAGGACGGGCCGCCTGGTGGTCGCCCACGAGGCCACGCTCACCGGCGGGCCGGGCGCGGAGATCGCCGCCCGGATCACCGAGGAGTGCTTCTACCACCTGGAGTCCCCGGTCATCCGCGTCGCCGCGTTCGACACCCCCTACCCGCAGTCGCGGCTGGAGGAGTACTACCTGCCGGACCTGGACCGGGTCCTGGACGGGGTCGACCGGGCGTTCGCGTACTAGGGGATCAGGGACACATGGCGATTCAGAAGAACGCCCCCGCGGTGGGCGGCGTGCACTCGTTCAAACTGCCCGACGTGGGCGAAGGCCTGGTCGACGCGGAGATCCTCACCTGGTTCGTCAAGCCCGGTGACGTGATCGAGGTCAACCAGAACATCTGCGAGATCGAGACGGCCAAGGCGGTCGTCGAGCTGCCGAGCCCCTTCGCGGGCACGGTCAAGGAGCTGCTGGTCGAGGAGGGGCAGACGGTGGACGTCGGCACGGTGATCATCACCGTGGACGACGGCACCGGCGGCGGTGACGACGCCGCGGCCCCGGCCGAGGAGGAGCGGGAGAAGCCGCTGGTGGGCTACGGCGAGAAGGCCGCCGCCACCCAGCGCCGCGCCCGCCGCCGCCCGGCCTCCTCCGGCCCGGTCTCCCCGGCACCGGCGCCCAGGCCGGCCGCCGCCCCGGCCCCGCCGGTTGCGGTGGCCCCCGCCCCCGTGGCCACGCAGGGCCGCCCGCTGGCCAAGCCGCCGGTGCGCAAGCTCGCCAAGGACCTGGGGGTGAACCTGGCGACGGTCGCCCCCAGCGGCGCGGGCGGGATCATCACCCGCGACGACGTCCACGCGGCGGCCCAGGGCGTGCAGGCCGCCCCGGAACCGGCCGCCGCGCCCCAGGAGGCGCCCGCGGCCGCCGCGGCGCCCGCCGGGTCGGTGGACCGGTCCGCGCGGGAGCGGCGGGTCCCGATCAAGGGCGTGCGCAAGGCGACCGCGGCGGCGATGGTGGGCAGCGCGTTCACCGCGCCGCACGTCACCGAGTTCCTCCAGGTGGACGTCACCCGCACCATGAAGGCGGTCGCGCGGCTGCGCGAGCACCCCGACTTCGCGGGTGTGCGGGTGTCGCCGCTGCTCATGGTCGCCAAGGCGCTGCTGCTGGCGATCAGGCGCAACCCGGACGTCAACGCGTCCTGGGACGAGGCGAACCAGGAGATCGTGGTCAAGGACTACGTGAACCTGGGGATCGCGGCCGCCACCGAGCGCGGCCTGGTGGTGCCCAACATCAAGGACGCCGGGGCCAAGACGCTGCCGCAGCTGGCGGTCGCGCTCAAGGAGCTCACCGAGACCGCCCGCGCGGGCAAGGTGACCCCCGCGGACATGTCCGGCGGCACGGTCACGATCACCAACGTGGGCGTGTTCGGAGTGGACGCGGGCACCCCGATCCTCAACCCGGGCGAGGCGGCGATCCTGGCCTTCGGCCAGATCCGCGACATGCCGTGGGTGCACAAGGGCAAGCTGAAGATCCGCAAGGTCACGACGCTGTCGCTGTCCTTCGACCACCGGCTGGTCGACGGGGAGCTCGGCTCGAAGGTGCTGCGCGATGTCGGCGCCGCGCTGGAGGACCCGGAGCTGACCTCGCTCGCCTGGGGGTAGTCTCCTGTGAACCGCACCGTCGGGGCTGACGGTGCGACGTGGCCCCCGGGGGAGACCCCGGGGGCCGCACTGTTCTCCGAGGCCTCTCTCCCGGGGCATCGCGGCGCACGGCGGCGGGGGCGGGCGGGTCCGGGGATTTTTTCGGGAACGGTCCGCGCGGGATGTCGAGGATCCGCGGGCGGCTCCGTCCCCGGGGCGGAGGCGGCCGGAGGGGCCGCACCGGAACAGAGGAGAGAGACCATGGCCAAGTACCTGCTGCTCAAGCACTACCGGGGCGCCCCGGCGGCGGTCAACGACGTGCCCATGGACCGGTGGACCCCGGAGGAGATCGCGGCCCACGTGCGGTACATGGACGACTTCGCCGCCCGGCTGGAGGAGACCGGGGAGTACGTCGACAGCCAGGCGCTCTCCCCCGAGGGCGTGTTCGTCCGCTACGACGGCGAGGGCCGGCCGCCGGTCACCGACGGGCCGTTCGCCGAGACCAAGGACCTCATCGCCGGCTGGATGGTGATCGACGTCGACAGCCACGAGCGCGCCGTCGAACTGGCCGGGGAGCTGTCGGCGGCCCCCGGCGCGGGTGGCCGGCCGATCCATGAGTGGCTCGAACTGCGCCCGTTCCTGGGCGCGGCGCCCACGGTCACGGAGTGACGCCGGAGTGGACGGGACACTGCTCCGGAGCCTCACCCCGGGCGTGATCGGCATCCTCGTCCGCCGCGGAGCCGACTTCGCGGCGGCCGAGGACGCCGTGCAGGACGCCCTGGTCGAAGCTGTCCGGGTCTGGCCGGACGACCCGCCGCGGGACCCGAAGGGCTGGCTGGTCACCGTGGCCTGGCGCAGGTTCCTCGACGCGGCCCGGGCTGACACCACCCGCCGCCGGCGGGAGGACCTCGTCGATGGGGAGCCGGAGCCCGGGCCCGTGTCCGGAGTGGACGACACGCTCTGGCTGTACTTCCTGTGCGCCCACCCGTCGCTGACGCCGTCGTCCGCGGTCGCGCTCACGCTGCGGGCCGTCGGCGGGCTGACCACCCGCCAGATCGCCCGGGCCTACCTGGTGCCCGAGGCGACCATGGCACAGCGCATCAGCCGGGCCAAGCGCACCGTCGCCGGCGCGCGGTTCGACCGGCCCGGCGATGTCGCCACGGTGCTGCGCGTCCTGTACCTGGTCTTCAACGAGGGCTACTCCGGCGACGTCGACCTCGCCGCGGAGGCGATCCGGCTCACCCGGGGGCTCGCGGCCGCGGTGGACCACCCCGAGGTGTCCGGGCTGCTCGCGCTCATGCTGCTCCACCACGCCCGGCGCACCGCCCGGACGGACGCCGACGGCGCCCTGGTGCCGCTCGCCGAGCAGGTCCGGGGCCGGTGGGACACCGCGCTGATCGCCGAGGGGGTGGGGATCCTCCAGGGGGCCCTGGCCCGGGACCGGCTGGGTGAGTTCCAGGCCCAGGCGGCCGTCGCGGCGCTCCACGCCGACGCGCCCACCGCCGAGGAGACCGACTGGGTGCAGATCGTCGAGTGGTACGACGAGCTCGTGCGCCTGACCGACAGCCCGGTCGTCCGCCTCAACCGGGCGGTGGCCGTCGGCGAGGCCGACGGGCCGCGCGCCGGGCTGGCGGCGCTCGCGGAACTGGACGACTCGCTGCCCCGCCACACCGCCGTGGCGGCGTACCTCCGCGAACGCGACGGGGACCTGGCGGAGGCGGCCCGCCTGTACGCGGAGGCGGCGCGGCGGGCGACCGATCTGGCCGAGCGGGACCACCTGACGCGCTGCGCGGCCCGGATCAACACCCGCCTGCGCGGCTGACGGGCCGGTGCCGGGGCCGGGGGCGTACGCGGGGGAGGAACGCGCAGGGGGCCGGTGCGCCGTGCGCACCGGCCCCGCCCGCGAGGCGGGATCCGCCCCCCAAGGGGGAGGGGGGCGGATCCACTACTGCTGTTGTTCCCCGGCGTGTCGGCCCGGACACCTTCGGTTTCCGCGGTCTCCGGATCGGCTCAGAACGGGAGGGCCACCATCCCGTACACCGCACCGGTCGCGGCCAGCGCGAGCCCGGCCAGGGCCGCCAGCGGCAGGTGCACCCGGGAGAACGGCCGCAGCCACCCGCGCACCAGGCAGACGCCCACGAACACCGCGGAAACCAGCGCCAGCACCGCCGTCACCGTCATCGGCAGCGTGAGGGCCGGGGAGCCCTCGGACAGCCAGACCTGGGCCCGGTTCAGGTCCGTCACCCCGTAGACCAGCAGCCCCGCCGCCGTGGCGGCGGCCAGCGCGGTCGAGGTCAGCAGCACGCGCGTGGCCAGTGTGAACCCGTTCCCGGACCGCTGGACCGGGACCAGGACCGTGGCCAGCACCAGCAGCGCCGCTCCGGCGACGACCAGGTGCAGGGAGGGGGAGCCCAGGGGGCCGGTGCGGGTGTACACGCTGGTCGGGTTCATGTCGGTGGCGATCGCCGCCACCTCGCCGTCGCGTTCGACGAACGCCAGGAGGTCCTCGCCGTTCTCGGCGGCGAACACCCCCTCGGACACCGGCAGCCAGCGGTCGTCCACGGCCAGGGCCCCGCTCACCGACAGCGTCCCGTCGCCCGCGTCGCGGACCGTCACGTTGTCGAACAGCGCCACCAGCCGGGCCGGGCCCGAGGCCGCCAGGCGGGAGGTGACGTAGGAGCCCTCGTAGGCGCCGAGGTCGGCGTCCGGGTCGGGTTCCCCCTCGGGGAGGGACTGGGGCGCGAAGGTGTCGGCGAACGCGCCGACCACCGCCATGCGCAGGTCGACCAGCGGGTTCGCCCCCGCCGCGTCGTCGCCGTTGACCGCGACGAACACGCCCGCGTCGAGACCGGGCACCACCGCGTACCCCGTGTGGACCCCCGCCAGGTCGCCACTGTGGCCGATGAGCGGGACCTCTCCCGCCCGCCACTGGTAGGTGCCGTAGCCCATCCCGGTGGTCTCCGGGTGCATCCCGGCGTGCTGCTCCAGCATCGCCTCGGCCACGCCCGGGGCCAGGGCCTGCTCCCCGTCGATCCGCCCGCCGTCCAGCAGCGCCTCCATGAAGCGGGCCATGTCGCCGACGGTGGTCACCGCCGCCCCCGCCGGGACGTCCCCGATGAAGGCGTCCCCGGCCGGGGTCCCGTCCGCCAGGTGCGAGGTCACCAGCGGCCGGTCGGCGCGGACGTCGGCGAGCTGCTCGAAGGAGGTGTCCTCCATGCCCAGCGGCGTGAACACGGTCTGCCGGACGTACTCCTCGAACGGGACCCCCGACACCTCCTGCACCACGTACCCCGCCAGCGCGATCCCATAGTTGGAGTAGCCGGTGTACTCGCCCGGGGCGAACAGCCGCTCCGGGACGGCGGTGCGCACGACCTCGTCGAGGGGCGTGCCCTCCTCCGCGCCGAGGCGTTCGACCACCTCGGCGAAGCCCGCGGTGTGGGTGAGCAGGTCGTGCAGGGTCACCGTGGGGCCGGTCAGGCGGGCCTCCTCGGGCAGGTACGCGTTGACGTCCTCGGCCAGGTCCAGGCGCCCCTCGCCGGCCAGGGTGAGCACGGCGGCCGCGGTGAACGACTTGGCCACGGACGCGGTGGGGAACAGGTGCTCCTCCGCGTCCAGCGGGGTGCCCTCGGCCAGGTCGGCGTACCCGTGGGCGGCGGTGGCGACCTGCTCGCCCTCCAGGACCACGGTCACGGCCGCGCCGGGGGAGCCGTACTCCTCCAGGAGTTCGGCCACACGGGTGTCGGTGAACTCGCGGGCGGTCTCCGGGGTCAGGGGAGTGGCCTCGACGGGGGCCGCCGGGGCCGCGGGGGCGGCGGCGCGGGCCGCCGGGGCGGCCGCGGCCGTGATGGCGGGCGCGGTGATCAGGAGTGCGGCCGCGCAGAGTGCGGCGGCGCTTCGGCCGGGCATGGTGACCTCTCGTCAGGGGGTTCCTCTCCCTTCGAAACTAGGGTTCGGACCCCTGCGGGCACACGGGCGCCGACCACCCGAACCGGGGTGGAGCTGGCTCCACCACCGAGGGGGAGCCGGGGCCCGGACCGTCCCCGGCGGGCCGGTTCCGGGCCGGAACCGACGGCCGAGGCCCGCCCCCGCGGCGGGGGCGGGCCTCACGGTCCGGGACGGTGCCGGGCGCTAGGGGCGGGCGCCGACCTCCCCGACCCAGCCCGACCAGACGTAGCCGACCTGCTCGGCGGTCAGCGGGTAGGACAGGCCGTAGTCCTCGGCGGAGCCGAGGGCGGGGTCCTCCGCCAGCAGGGTGGTGTCGCGGTACAGCAGCGCCCCGTTCCCGGCGTCGTAGAGGAAGCGGTACTCCGACACGGTCGCCCCGTCCTCCACCTCCACGGAGAACAGCTCTCCCTCACGGCCCAGCTGATCGGTGGCGGTGCCCAGGTGCTCCAGGCCGTCGAGCCCGGCGAGCACGCGCTGCACGGCCGCCTCCTCCGGGCCGGCCAGCGGCCGGGTCCCGTACAGGAACTCCACGGCGTTCACGATCCCGGCCGGGGAACCGTCCTCCGGGCCCTCCCCGAGCCCGGCGAGCACGTCCGCCAGGGCGTCCGGGTCGGTGGGCAGCTCGGCGGGCCAGACCAGGGAGGGGTGCAGGGTCTCCTCGGAGGACTCGCTTCCCTGCTCCAGGAACCGCTCGTGGTCGGCCTCCTCGCCGCCCTTGTCCAGCGGCGGCTGCGGGTGGGCGTCCGCCCGGTGCTCGCCGCCCGGGCCCGTCCACTCGTTCCACTCGTAGGGGACGTACCGGTAGCCGTGGGTCTCGTCGGGGTCGTCGTCCCCGGCGTTGGCGGTGAGCCGGATCAGCTGTGTCCCCGTGGTGGAGACGAAGGCGACGTCCCCCGAGCCCGGGGCCGGGCCGCGTTCCCCGGAGACCTCGGCCAGGGCGAGCAGGGCGTCGGTCCCGTCGACCGGGTCGCCGCCGACGACCTCGATCGGCTCGGGCGGGGCGGCGTAGGCGGCGGGGATGCCGCCCGGCTCGTCGGCGGGCAGGAGCAGGGTTCCGGCGCCCACGGCCAGGGCCGCGGCGGCGGCTCCGGCGGCCAGGACGGGGATGCGGCGCCACAGGGGTCGGGACACGGCGGGGGACTCCTCGATTCGGGCGATGGCGTTGGCGCGGGCCCGGTGGCGGGCCTCGGGGGCGGGGGCGGCGCCCGCTGCGGGGTCGGCGCCGTTCAGAGCGGAGCGCAGAGCGGTCAGGTCGTCCATGCCGCCTCCTTCGGGGCGTGGCCGGCGGGGTGTTCGTTCATGTGGGCGGTGAGTTTCTTGCGGGCCCGGTGCAGCCGGGCGCGGGCGGTGACGTGGGTGCAGCCGACGACCCGGGCGGCCTGGCGGCAGTCGAGCCCCTCCCAGGTCACGAGCATCACGAGTTCGCGTTCCGGTTCCGTCAGCCGGGCCAGGGCGGCCAGGGCCCCGGCGCGTTCGACCACCCGGTCGGCGTCGTCGGCGTGGACCGCCGAACCCGGCTGCCGGCCCAGGGACTCGGCGATCAGGTCCTGCCGGTGGTCCTTGCGCAGGTGGGCCAGGGTGATCCGGCGTGCGCAGGCGTACAGCCAGGGCAGTTCGCGCCCGGGCGGCAGGCGCTCGGCGCGGCGCCAGGCCACGGCGAACGCCTCGGAGGCGACATCGTCGGCGTGGTCCGGGCCCACCCGGCGCCGTGCGTAGCGGTAGACGGCGTCGTAGTGCTCCTCGAACATGGCGTTGAAGTCGCGCTGGCCGGAGTATGCGTCCCCGGCCGTGCCGCGTCTCATCGGCGTACCTCCCGTCCTCTCACCTGGATGTGTCGGGGGAGGGGGCGGGTGTTAGGGCGCGGTGCGGACTTTTTTTCCGGCCGGTCCGGCGGGGGCGGTCCGGCAGGGGTGGGCCCGGCGTCAGCCCAGCAGGAAGGTCACCGCGAAGAGCACCGGGACCGTCGCGAACGTGGAGATCAGCACGGTGTCGCGGACGGTGTCGACCTCGACGCCGAAGCGCAGGGAGTAGGTGAACACGTTCTGGGCCGTGGGCAGCGCCGCCAGCACCACCACCGCGAACAGGTCCGGGCCGGACAGGCCGAAGGCCAGGGCGCCCAGCGCCCACGCCACGAGGGGCTGCACGACGGACTTCAGGGCCACCGCGAACAGCACGGAGCCGCGCTGCGGGCCGCGCCCGGGCATGCCGGAGC is a window of Nocardiopsis changdeensis DNA encoding:
- a CDS encoding sigma-70 family RNA polymerase sigma factor codes for the protein MEPIAARNSDGQEPEEALDFATAVTPFADQLYPTALRMTRNPADAEDLVQETFAKAFANFHQFRAGTNLRAWLYRILTNTFINSYRKKQREPRQETTDEIKDWQLAAAEAHTSSGMRSAENEVLDHLPDSDIKQALARLPEEFQEVIYLVDIEGYAYKEVAERMGTPLGTVMSRLHRARRQLREMLADYARDRGMRVPAAR
- the pdhA gene encoding pyruvate dehydrogenase (acetyl-transferring) E1 component subunit alpha encodes the protein MSDTTVHEEPELIQLLTPEGELTGHPDYPLEITADEIRDLYRDLVLVRRFDGEAVSLQRQGELGLWASLLGQEAAQIGSGRALRGTDMAFPSYREHGVAWCRGVEPKELLGMFRGVTNGGWDPHEHGFHLYTIVIGSQALHATGYAMGVQRDGAVGEDGTAVITYFGDGATSQGDTNEAFNFASVNNAPVVFFCQNNQWAISEPLERQARVPIYKRASGFGFPGLRVDGNDVLAVLAVTRAALDNAREGNGPTLVEAFTYRMGAHTTNDDPTRYRNAAELDEWKAKDPILRVRRYLENNGLADEEFFASVDAEADALGEKVRTQCRSLPDPEPLDIFHEVYAEPNVHIDRQRAEYADYLASFEAEGVR
- a CDS encoding alpha-ketoacid dehydrogenase subunit beta, translating into MTNLTIGKAINAGLRAAMEHDPKVLVMGEDVGRLGGVFRVTDGLHKDFGADRVIDTPLAESGIVGTAIGMALRGYRPVVEIQFDGFFFPAANQTFTQLAKMRRRSAGALSVPLVMRIPYGGGIGAVEHHSESPESYFLHTAGLRVISVANAVDAYWMIQQAIRSEDPVIFLEPKRRYYEKAEVDTEASIAEAAPMGAARVARPGTDVTLLAYGPMVKTALQAAEADTEHSIEVIDLRSLAPVDYPTVVESVKRTGRLVVAHEATLTGGPGAEIAARITEECFYHLESPVIRVAAFDTPYPQSRLEEYYLPDLDRVLDGVDRAFAY
- a CDS encoding dihydrolipoamide acetyltransferase family protein — its product is MAIQKNAPAVGGVHSFKLPDVGEGLVDAEILTWFVKPGDVIEVNQNICEIETAKAVVELPSPFAGTVKELLVEEGQTVDVGTVIITVDDGTGGGDDAAAPAEEEREKPLVGYGEKAAATQRRARRRPASSGPVSPAPAPRPAAAPAPPVAVAPAPVATQGRPLAKPPVRKLAKDLGVNLATVAPSGAGGIITRDDVHAAAQGVQAAPEPAAAPQEAPAAAAAPAGSVDRSARERRVPIKGVRKATAAAMVGSAFTAPHVTEFLQVDVTRTMKAVARLREHPDFAGVRVSPLLMVAKALLLAIRRNPDVNASWDEANQEIVVKDYVNLGIAAATERGLVVPNIKDAGAKTLPQLAVALKELTETARAGKVTPADMSGGTVTITNVGVFGVDAGTPILNPGEAAILAFGQIRDMPWVHKGKLKIRKVTTLSLSFDHRLVDGELGSKVLRDVGAALEDPELTSLAWG
- a CDS encoding YciI family protein, with amino-acid sequence MAKYLLLKHYRGAPAAVNDVPMDRWTPEEIAAHVRYMDDFAARLEETGEYVDSQALSPEGVFVRYDGEGRPPVTDGPFAETKDLIAGWMVIDVDSHERAVELAGELSAAPGAGGRPIHEWLELRPFLGAAPTVTE
- a CDS encoding RNA polymerase sigma factor, which encodes MDGTLLRSLTPGVIGILVRRGADFAAAEDAVQDALVEAVRVWPDDPPRDPKGWLVTVAWRRFLDAARADTTRRRREDLVDGEPEPGPVSGVDDTLWLYFLCAHPSLTPSSAVALTLRAVGGLTTRQIARAYLVPEATMAQRISRAKRTVAGARFDRPGDVATVLRVLYLVFNEGYSGDVDLAAEAIRLTRGLAAAVDHPEVSGLLALMLLHHARRTARTDADGALVPLAEQVRGRWDTALIAEGVGILQGALARDRLGEFQAQAAVAALHADAPTAEETDWVQIVEWYDELVRLTDSPVVRLNRAVAVGEADGPRAGLAALAELDDSLPRHTAVAAYLRERDGDLAEAARLYAEAARRATDLAERDHLTRCAARINTRLRG
- a CDS encoding serine hydrolase domain-containing protein, with product MPGRSAAALCAAALLITAPAITAAAAPAARAAAPAAPAAPVEATPLTPETAREFTDTRVAELLEEYGSPGAAVTVVLEGEQVATAAHGYADLAEGTPLDAEEHLFPTASVAKSFTAAAVLTLAGEGRLDLAEDVNAYLPEEARLTGPTVTLHDLLTHTAGFAEVVERLGAEEGTPLDEVVRTAVPERLFAPGEYTGYSNYGIALAGYVVQEVSGVPFEEYVRQTVFTPLGMEDTSFEQLADVRADRPLVTSHLADGTPAGDAFIGDVPAGAAVTTVGDMARFMEALLDGGRIDGEQALAPGVAEAMLEQHAGMHPETTGMGYGTYQWRAGEVPLIGHSGDLAGVHTGYAVVPGLDAGVFVAVNGDDAAGANPLVDLRMAVVGAFADTFAPQSLPEGEPDPDADLGAYEGSYVTSRLAASGPARLVALFDNVTVRDAGDGTLSVSGALAVDDRWLPVSEGVFAAENGEDLLAFVERDGEVAAIATDMNPTSVYTRTGPLGSPSLHLVVAGAALLVLATVLVPVQRSGNGFTLATRVLLTSTALAAATAAGLLVYGVTDLNRAQVWLSEGSPALTLPMTVTAVLALVSAVFVGVCLVRGWLRPFSRVHLPLAALAGLALAATGAVYGMVALPF
- a CDS encoding CU044_5270 family protein, translating into MDDLTALRSALNGADPAAGAAPAPEARHRARANAIARIEESPAVSRPLWRRIPVLAAGAAAAALAVGAGTLLLPADEPGGIPAAYAAPPEPIEVVGGDPVDGTDALLALAEVSGERGPAPGSGDVAFVSTTGTQLIRLTANAGDDDPDETHGYRYVPYEWNEWTGPGGEHRADAHPQPPLDKGGEEADHERFLEQGSESSEETLHPSLVWPAELPTDPDALADVLAGLGEGPEDGSPAGIVNAVEFLYGTRPLAGPEEAAVQRVLAGLDGLEHLGTATDQLGREGELFSVEVEDGATVSEYRFLYDAGNGALLYRDTTLLAEDPALGSAEDYGLSYPLTAEQVGYVWSGWVGEVGARP
- a CDS encoding RNA polymerase sigma factor — translated: MRRGTAGDAYSGQRDFNAMFEEHYDAVYRYARRRVGPDHADDVASEAFAVAWRRAERLPPGRELPWLYACARRITLAHLRKDHRQDLIAESLGRQPGSAVHADDADRVVERAGALAALARLTEPERELVMLVTWEGLDCRQAARVVGCTHVTARARLHRARKKLTAHMNEHPAGHAPKEAAWTT